One Nicotiana tomentosiformis chromosome 1, ASM39032v3, whole genome shotgun sequence genomic window, TTCtcggatttttcggatttttttccgGTAAAATCTTCATGGCACAAcatataacttgtgctccaaaaaTTTATTTGATACTAATCGGATACAACTATATAAGATGTTACCCATGAAAATAACACAAACTAATGTGAGATGAATCACGACATTATACTAAGATATTCGCATAAAACAAATATTGCCAactaataagccataatgaaaatgaatataatctAAAAGTATTGAATcttgctaaaataagtacgacgAATAAGTACTaagtattaattatataactaaacaataaaaaaataaagttatGTATTTTCATTGTCTTAAACcaatgaaaaataatatatatatccaATCGTCATTCCTAATattgaaatgattttttttttttagcatTGATATTGATTTGGTTTTGCTTTGggctttatttgagttactaacaatTAGGGGTATTATCACGTTTAGCACGCGTCAGAAATTATTTACATCTGGTATccaaaaaagtgtataaaatttatataatttttgtatataacatacaaaatgtatatatatatatatatatatatatatatacaaaaaatatataaattttatacactttttcagctattatttttacaacggTTAAACAATGTCATTTTTCCTAACAATTATGGGTTATAACATAGGGGATCTTTGGCAAATACCCAGGCAGGGGAAACTATTTACCCGCCCCTGCCCATATGGTTTGCCCctaccctttttttttttaaatacccAGTCAAACCCAACCAAATAACGTCAAACTAAGCTATTAAACCAAGTCAAACCAagctaattcaagccaaatggGTAATGGGTGGGTAGGTAGGGGTAATTAGTTTTAATTTGGTAGATATATattgtaaataatttttaaatgggTAGGAAAGGATAATTATTTTAAGCTCGACGGGTATTCTGCATAGTaggggtggcaaaatggttaaaaaaaaatatttaaccactcatattatccactaaaaaatgggttagataatgaactttttaaaaaatgggtcaaatatggataagaaccatattatccatccatttagaaaatggataactaatgggtttaacttttacatttgtaaaacctcaaattggGGAGTTTGGAAGACTAAGAATTCTCCCAAGTGATCATATTTATGAAGCCATGGATGATTACCTATATTATCCGTCGattaacccgttttttatccgtacTAAATATAGGTCGGGTCAGATAATTTATCTGTTTTTTcattacccgttttcgacccGTCCCATATCCGACCCGCCCGTTTACCACCCATGCTGCATAGATTGCTTTATAACATAGTGGACCATTCAAAAAGTTTAAATCCAGGCTTtaaataagttaaaagaaagaattatgaaaaagtttaagaaatattcataaattacattagaataaatatttatttataaaatatttttaaaacttgtatATATATAATGTCGGGTTTGTTTAATTTCAGTTTAACTTTTTTTAGTTAAGACCAAACCAACTAATTATGATCGACTTCTTTTTTCCAACATCaaatcataatttaattttttttttttgatttgactcgaattatcagTTTGATACACTTTGTCGATTTCCTTTATACTTTGATATTTTGACGGGTTAGCAGCTGCCTAACTCATAGGGAACCTAACATCAGCTTCACACTTATCCTTTACCAAAGGGCCTATCAGAAAGATGAGTTCGGGGGGAAAAGACAAACAGGAAGAAAGAGAGACAAATGAGACTACCTAAAAACTAATAGTAAAACAAAGAACGAGCCAATTTTTTGAGCTTAGGTGGATCACCTTCAACTCCCATGACGCATATTATTTGATACATTATTATAAGCCAGATATGAACAAGTTACATAATATATTATGAGCTACCTATGCACAAAGATAGGTTAGTTGTTTCCATGGATATTCTTCAGAGCTCCATGATCTACATACCAGCAACCATTCTCTCACTTATTTGTTTTGGTTTCATAGTTCATATTCTGACCAGAAAAGTACTAGGAAAACATGGCAAAAAGAGATTATACCATCCAATTGGTGGCACCATTTTCAATCAGCTTATCAATTTCCACAGGTTGCACCACTATATGACTGATCTTGCTGGCAAGTACAGGACTTACAGATTGATTAGCCCTTTCAGGAATGAGATTTATACTGCTGACCCTGTTAATGTTGAGTACATTCTCAAAACAAACTTTGACAACTACGGCAGGGTACACCATTTTCTTCAAATCCCAaataacttcttcttttttttatgtTCATAATGTTTGATATTTCTTAATACCCCACTATTTAGTAATTTTTTCATTCATGACTAAACTCCATTGAAGTTGAGTAGAAGCATCAATAATGAAAGAAATGATGGAGAAGTAGTGTTATCTGCTTTTGGAAAAATTAGCACAGTTTCTTGTACATTGAATAATTCAATGTTTCTTATTTCGTGTTGTGGACAGATCTACAGAGCAGGGCTGCAGTTTTGGTTCTGATAAATGAGTATTTTGTAAATCACTTTGCTTACTGTAAATCAGATCTGATTATTTTGGCTCACATCTGCTACAAGTAGTACCAAATCTTGAGTAAATTCTAAGTATTTGGAGTTGGGAAATTGGAAATTAGTTGACTTTCCCGTCTGGCTGAAAGGTCAATATATCTAGTTGCAGTTCATTGAGGCACAGTTGATTGAATCTCATTTTCAGTATCTGCATCATGCAACTGTAAATCTGCTATTGTTCTATCAATCGATCAGCTATGCCTCAATTTCTAAATTAGTTGTAGTCAGCTATGAATCTGCCAGTCTACTGTAACAAATGATAGAATGATACCCGTGTTGCGACTTGAGTATTTTGTATAATCTACAGGGAAGGTATCATCACAGCATTCTAACGGACCTGTTAGGGGATGGGATATTCACGGTTGATGGTGATGAGTGGCGAGAACAGAGGAAATTGTCAAGCCACGAGTTCTCCACGCGGGTTTTGAGGGATTTCAGCAGTGTGATCTTCAGAAAAAATGTGGCAAAGCTTGCTCATATGTTGTCTGAAGCTGCCAATTCCAGCAAGATAGTTGATATCCAAGTATTTAGTCTCCATGACTTGACTGCATTGAACAGCCCTTCTTTGTTTTTACCAGATGAGTAAAGTAAACATAGTTTCATCAATGCAGGATCTATTCATGAAAGCAACTCTAGATTCCATATTCAGAGTTGCCTTTGGAGTTGAGCTAGACAGCATGTGTGGTTCAAATGAAGAAGGCAAAAAGTTTAGCGATGCATTTGACAATGCAAGTGAAATGACACTTTGGAGATATGTTGATATCTTTTGGAAGATTAAAAGAGCTCTCAATATAGGATCAGAAGCCAAGCTAGGGGACAATATAAGAACTATTGATGTATTTGCTTATAAGCTGATCCACAGAAAAACCGAGCAGATGAGTAAACCAGAAGCTAATTTATCTGTAGGTGAATCACTTTTTAGCTTAACCAGAAGCTAATGACGATAGATGCTTTGACATTATAATCTTTTTCCAGTTGCAGTGGAAGAAAGAAGACATTTTGTCAAGGTTTCTACAAATAACAGGAACAGATCCAAAGTTTTTGCGCGATATAATATTGAGCTTCATTATAGCAGGCAAAGATACAACAGCAACCACCCTTTCTTGGTTTATATATATGCTTTGCAAGTTCCCTTATGTACAGGAGAAAGTAGCACAAGAGATAAAAGAAGCAGTAACTGAGGAACAAGATGCACTGGACATAACGGATTTTGCTGCCAATGTGAGTGAAGATACCATTGAAAAGATGCAATATCTTCATGCAGCATTGACAGAGACTCTTAGGCTCTATCCTGCAGTTCCAGTGGTAATAAGGATCTTCTTGTGTCATACAGAAGTCACTAAGTAGATGTATGCTTTCAGATGTTAATTTTGTTTCTTGGGCTCACATTGTAGGACGCAAAAATAAGCTTTTCGGATGATACCTTACCAGATGGATTCAGTGTGAACAAAGGGGACATGGTGTCTTACCAACCATACGCGATGGGAAGAATGAGATTTATATGGGGTGAAGATGCAGAAGAATATAAACCAGAGAGATGGCTTGATGGGAATGGTTTCTTCAGGCAAGAGAGTCCCTTCAAATTTACAGCTTTCCAGGTTGGTTAAAGCTccttatcagtttttaacatcaTTTGTCAGAGAATTGAACATGAATTGTCTATACATTACTGTGCTGATAAAACAGGCAGGGCCAAGAATCTGTTTGGGGAAGGAGTTTGCTTACAGGCAAATGAAGATATTCTCAGCTGTGCTATTACGTTACTTTGCTTTCAAGTTGAGTGAAGACAAGAAGACTGTCAACTACAGGACAGTGATTAATCTTCACATCGACGGCGGACTGCACGTTCGTGTTTTCCATAGGGAGGGCCATTAAACGGAGCCACAGATATTTTATCTCCTCACTGAGTTCTGTATACTAGAGAGAGCAAATATGATACAGCTAATTTTTTTCTTGAATGCTGTTTATGATATCAGTATCCAAAATAAGCCTATCAAATAACATCGACCAGTCTGAAGATTTAGGTCCGAACTCTAAGAAAGGTATCATTGCTTCACATCCACATTTTCCTTGTTTTACGTCAGTCTCAGTTTTTCACAGGAATAactgctcccccccccccccctccccaaccTCAGGTCAGGAGAAAATCGTAGTAAATTTTCAATTCTATTCTCTATCTTTAAAGCCTGGAACGCAGGTAGAAGTTGCATCAACTATAACTCCTCATCGCTGTTTACTGTTCACGAGTAATAAACAAGCATCTGAAAAGGTACAGTTACAAGTAAAAACTAACATATGTTCTATGAAAATGCTTCTATAGTCAATTTTGCCCTAAAGTTATGGGCATTACACTTGCATCGTTAACCAACTGACCAGCAGGATTCAGTATAGCAACTAAGGTTCGTAGGAAAATTATATACACATACACATTTACACACACCTGTGTAACACGTGTGTGTCTCAACGACGTCTCAATAccaaaataagaaaagaattgTAAGGCAAAAATAATGATGAACAGAGAGAAGTAGCTAAATAAACATGTAAAAAAGCACATCTTACAAGATAACATTTACAAGGGAGTATCTTGACTGTGATTCCACGACACTGAAGTCCCAATACAGTGATTGAGGAAGGGGAAGAAAAGATCAAATGGCTAAATTTCCTATACTCTAACATCAAACAATTGGACGGCATGTACAACTATATCGAtcaaaacaataaaaataaaaatgctgAACCCAGTAAAAAAAACTACTGGACAGCCCTGTGGTTTACCTATTACAGTACACTCATGTTACATGTCAATGTAAAACATTATCCTCGTTGCACAGTGACTATGATACAGTCAAGAGAAGGAGCCGCTGCGTGTCAGTTATGCATCCAAAGTTTTCGTATTTGATGCATAGCACTTTTCATCTTGTAAGATATGAATGGGATTTTTACCAGGAGAAACTTTGGTTAACCCTTGGTGAATCAAAGTCCAATTTCCTGAAACTTTCACTTTATAAGAGGGCTGAGTCCATCACCTTCCCAACCCAGCTTAAGCATTTGATCCACTACCTTCAAGCTCAACTGCATATGATATGGATAGAAAGTCAACTAAGATGTTTATAAGctataacccccccccccccctctcacCATTCTCCACTTAAATACAGGGCTTGGTCCACAAATTAGGTTCAAACTCGTGATATGCACATACCAAACATCTTGCCTTGTTTGCCATTGACCAAAGCCCGGGGAAATCAGGATAAACTCTTAATTTAGAAGAATGACATTAACAGAGAATTTTCAAAAGAAATCCATTTTGATATTCATAAAATTTATTAATCACTAATTTCCACAGTGGTGTTTGCACAGTCTAGCACAAAATGGCATAAGTGAATCT contains:
- the LOC104090197 gene encoding cytochrome P450 704C1-like isoform X2; the encoded protein is MHKDRLVVSMDILQSSMIYIPATILSLICFGFIVHILTRKVLGKHGKKRLYHPIGGTIFNQLINFHRLHHYMTDLAGKYRTYRLISPFRNEIYTADPVNVEYILKTNFDNYGRGRYHHSILTDLLGDGIFTVDGDEWREQRKLSSHEFSTRVLRDFSSVIFRKNVAKLAHMLSEAANSSKIVDIQDLFMKATLDSIFRVAFGVELDSMCGSNEEGKKFSDAFDNASEMTLWRYVDIFWKIKRALNIGSEAKLGDNIRTIDVFAYKLIHRKTEQMSKPEANLSLQWKKEDILSRFLQITGTDPKFLRDIILSFIIAGKDTTATTLSWFIYMLCKFPYVQEKVAQEIKEAVTEEQDALDITDFAANVSEDTIEKMQYLHAALTETLRLYPAVPVDAKISFSDDTLPDGFSVNKGDMVSYQPYAMGRMRFIWGEDAEEYKPERWLDGNGFFRQESPFKFTAFQAGPRICLGKEFAYRQMKIFSAVLLRYFAFKLSEDKKTVNYRTVINLHIDGGLHVRVFHREGH
- the LOC104090197 gene encoding cytochrome P450 704C1-like isoform X1 is translated as MHKDRLVVSMDILQSSMIYIPATILSLICFGFIVHILTRKVLGKHGKKRLYHPIGGTIFNQLINFHRLHHYMTDLAGKYRTYRLISPFRNEIYTADPVNVEYILKTNFDNYGRGRYHHSILTDLLGDGIFTVDGDEWREQRKLSSHEFSTRVLRDFSSVIFRKNVAKLAHMLSEAANSSKIVDIQDLFMKATLDSIFRVAFGVELDSMCGSNEEGKKFSDAFDNASEMTLWRYVDIFWKIKRALNIGSEAKLGDNIRTIDVFAYKLIHRKTEQMSKPEANLSWKKEDILSRFLQITGTDPKFLRDIILSFIIAGKDTTATTLSWFIYMLCKFPYVQEKVAQEIKEAVTEEQDALDITDFAANVSEDTIEKMQYLHAALTETLRLYPAVPVDAKISFSDDTLPDGFSVNKGDMVSYQPYAMGRMRFIWGEDAEEYKPERWLDGNGFFRQESPFKFTAFQAGPRICLGKEFAYRQMKIFSAVLLRYFAFKLSEDKKTVNYRTVINLHIDGGLHVRVFHREGH